A portion of the Celeribacter baekdonensis genome contains these proteins:
- a CDS encoding deoxyguanosinetriphosphate triphosphohydrolase produces the protein MLKPYASQPFETRGRLFPEKLSTFRSPFQRDRDRIIHSSAFRRLKHKTQVFVEHEGDYYRTRLTHSIEVAQVARTLAGALGLNEGLAEAVALAHDLGHSPFGHTGEDALELLMAPYGGFDHNAQALRIVTKLEKHYADFDGLNLTWESLEGLAKHNGPVMGPHADPKKHPEGAPLPYALKEVNDQFDLELYTFASAEAQVAAIADDVAYNHHDLHDGLRAGLFTAADLMELPLTGPAYAEVDRDYPGLDPHRRDHEALRRIFGYMVEDVITIATNRLDSAKPETAQDIRDMDRTIIRFSKPFFQNLKAIKSFLFKRMYRAPTVIKERERVTHMVNTLFPLFMKQPELLPEEWRHEVNLAQGDTELARIVLDYVAGMTDRFAIQEFERLCS, from the coding sequence ATGTTGAAACCCTATGCAAGCCAACCGTTTGAAACGCGCGGGCGGCTTTTCCCGGAAAAACTTTCGACCTTTCGCTCGCCGTTTCAACGCGACCGGGATCGGATCATTCACTCCTCGGCCTTTCGCCGTTTGAAACACAAGACCCAAGTCTTTGTCGAACATGAGGGCGATTATTACCGCACGCGCCTGACCCATTCGATCGAAGTGGCGCAGGTGGCGCGCACGCTTGCGGGGGCTTTGGGGTTGAACGAGGGGCTGGCGGAGGCGGTGGCGCTGGCGCATGATCTGGGCCATTCGCCGTTTGGTCACACCGGCGAAGATGCGCTTGAACTGTTGATGGCACCTTATGGCGGTTTTGATCACAACGCACAGGCGCTGCGGATTGTCACCAAGCTGGAAAAACATTACGCCGATTTTGACGGGCTGAACCTGACATGGGAAAGCCTAGAGGGGCTGGCCAAACACAATGGTCCGGTGATGGGGCCGCATGCCGACCCGAAAAAACACCCGGAAGGTGCGCCACTGCCCTATGCGCTCAAAGAGGTGAACGATCAGTTCGATCTTGAGCTCTACACCTTTGCCAGTGCCGAGGCACAGGTGGCAGCGATTGCCGATGATGTGGCTTACAACCACCACGATCTGCATGACGGCTTGCGCGCGGGGTTGTTTACCGCCGCCGATTTGATGGAATTGCCGCTGACAGGCCCGGCTTACGCGGAGGTTGATCGCGACTATCCCGGCCTTGATCCGCATCGGCGCGATCACGAGGCGCTGCGGCGGATTTTTGGCTATATGGTCGAGGATGTCATCACGATCGCCACCAACCGTTTGGACAGTGCCAAGCCCGAAACGGCACAGGATATTCGCGATATGGACCGCACCATCATTCGTTTTTCCAAACCATTCTTTCAAAACCTCAAAGCGATTAAATCTTTTTTATTCAAGCGAATGTACCGCGCACCTACCGTGATCAAAGAGCGCGAGCGCGTGACGCATATGGTCAATACGTTGTTTCCCCTGTTCATGAAACAGCCCGAGCTGTTGCCGGAAGAATGGCGGCATGAGGTCAACTTGGCCCAAGGCGACACGGAACTGGCGCGGATCGTTTTGGATTATGTGGCCGGGATGACCGATCGCTTTGCCATTCAGGAATTTGAGCGGCTTTGCTCCTAA
- a CDS encoding cation:proton antiporter domain-containing protein, producing MSYTFRRAYVPEYMKVPVLFVTLLATFAVPDLMLHESGLLAVTVMGLVIANADLPSFDELRRFKEHATILLVSGVFILLAASMDFASLGQLTWRAGLFVALVILVARPVTVLVALIGTKLPRNEKLLIAFTGPRGVVLVAVAGLFGERLAAAGVEGAGVIGPLAFVLVLVTVVLHGFTLAPFARALGLASTGKPGVLILGGSRFTTSLAEALKREEIPVLIADPNHARLVRPRAANVPVFYGDILGEAAEDSLEILSYDTLIAASDNDAYNTLVATDFGSEYGRENVWQLARVKEGKARHSLPTQLGGRPFGLGKTFGDLDTLMQSGWRVSVTTLSEDYDFETWKADRKGALLLGRLKEDGTFRRLLSEDADILFPLRAEAEIDALPEEQRESARAALKRRMTEAREAASRARVAAGARLVALVPPEATTPTAPEIETVKTVEKPTAARANAAKTAAKAPPKPA from the coding sequence GTGTCCTACACGTTTAGGCGCGCCTACGTACCGGAATATATGAAGGTTCCGGTGCTGTTCGTGACCCTGCTGGCCACCTTCGCCGTGCCCGATCTGATGTTGCATGAAAGCGGGCTTTTGGCCGTGACCGTGATGGGATTGGTGATTGCCAATGCCGATTTACCCTCCTTTGACGAGCTGCGCCGCTTCAAAGAACACGCCACGATCCTGTTGGTCTCGGGGGTCTTCATCCTCTTGGCGGCCTCAATGGATTTTGCCTCTCTGGGTCAATTGACATGGCGCGCCGGGCTGTTTGTGGCCCTTGTGATCCTTGTGGCACGGCCTGTGACCGTTCTGGTTGCTTTGATCGGGACCAAATTGCCGCGCAATGAAAAGCTTTTGATTGCCTTTACGGGCCCACGCGGCGTGGTTTTGGTCGCCGTGGCGGGGTTGTTTGGCGAACGTTTGGCCGCCGCCGGCGTTGAGGGCGCGGGCGTGATCGGCCCTCTGGCCTTTGTTTTGGTTTTGGTCACGGTGGTGCTGCATGGGTTCACGCTGGCACCTTTTGCGCGTGCGCTTGGGCTGGCCTCGACCGGCAAGCCGGGGGTGTTGATCCTGGGCGGATCGCGTTTCACCACCTCCTTGGCCGAGGCGCTCAAACGCGAAGAGATCCCAGTGCTGATTGCCGATCCAAACCACGCACGGCTTGTGCGCCCGCGCGCGGCGAATGTGCCGGTGTTTTATGGCGATATTTTGGGCGAGGCGGCCGAAGACAGTCTTGAAATTCTGTCCTATGACACGCTGATCGCCGCCTCCGACAATGACGCCTATAACACTTTGGTTGCGACTGATTTTGGCTCGGAATATGGCCGCGAAAACGTCTGGCAACTGGCTCGTGTGAAAGAGGGCAAAGCGCGGCACAGCTTGCCGACGCAATTGGGCGGGCGGCCCTTTGGGCTGGGCAAAACCTTTGGTGATCTGGATACGTTGATGCAAAGTGGTTGGCGGGTGTCGGTGACGACATTGAGCGAGGATTACGATTTCGAGACGTGGAAAGCCGATCGCAAAGGCGCGCTTTTGCTCGGTCGTTTGAAAGAAGACGGGACGTTTCGGCGGTTGCTGTCGGAGGACGCAGATATCCTGTTTCCGTTGCGGGCAGAGGCGGAGATTGACGCGTTGCCCGAAGAGCAGCGCGAGAGCGCGCGCGCGGCGCTCAAACGCCGTATGACCGAGGCGCGCGAGGCCGCGTCGCGGGCGCGTGTGGCCGCCGGGGCACGTCTTGTCGCCTTGGTGCCGCCCGAGGCCACCACGCCCACCGCGCCGGAGATCGAAACCGTGAAAACAGTCGAAAAACCGACAGCGGCGCGTGCAAATGCGGCCAAAACAGCCGCGAAAGCGCCACCAAAACCCGCATAG
- a CDS encoding cation:proton antiporter domain-containing protein — MATETMTGMNPVEAFALVGVLGVGAQWLAWRLKLPAIVLMLAAGLIVGPGLGLLQPARDIGPVVQPLISLAVAVILFEGGLTLDLHKLGDAKRGVFRLVVVGAPLGWALSASALHWGAGLGWEASAVFGGIMVVTGPTVIAPLLRQAKLQRRPANLLQWEAIVNDPVGALAAVLAFEFVLVGREAESLPAALLQLGFGILVAGGLGYWLDWRCPTRLGAPTYRNI; from the coding sequence ATGGCCACGGAGACGATGACAGGGATGAACCCGGTGGAAGCCTTTGCACTGGTCGGCGTGTTGGGCGTCGGCGCGCAATGGCTGGCGTGGCGATTAAAGCTCCCGGCGATTGTTTTGATGCTGGCGGCGGGGCTGATTGTGGGGCCGGGATTGGGGCTTTTACAGCCTGCGCGCGACATTGGCCCGGTGGTACAGCCGCTGATTTCACTGGCGGTGGCGGTGATCCTGTTTGAGGGCGGGCTGACGCTGGATCTGCACAAATTGGGCGATGCCAAGCGCGGCGTGTTCCGGCTTGTGGTCGTGGGGGCGCCTTTGGGCTGGGCGTTGTCGGCTTCGGCGCTGCACTGGGGGGCTGGGCTGGGCTGGGAGGCCTCGGCGGTGTTTGGCGGCATCATGGTGGTCACCGGGCCTACCGTGATCGCGCCTTTGCTCAGGCAGGCGAAGCTCCAACGCCGTCCCGCGAACCTGTTGCAATGGGAGGCCATCGTCAACGATCCGGTCGGGGCTTTGGCCGCTGTGCTGGCGTTTGAATTCGTGCTTGTGGGCCGCGAGGCCGAAAGCCTGCCTGCTGCGCTTTTGCAATTGGGCTTTGGGATTCTGGTGGCCGGGGGGTTGGGTTATTGGTTGGACTGGCGGTGTCCTACACGTTTAGGCGCGCCTACGTACCGGAATATATGA
- a CDS encoding SPOR domain-containing protein, producing MAQDFRSGPNAGYPSPRVNGNYVADKNGTYTYREAHLGQSRPSDQQNFGGAPDPDRYFNAQDVRFAPQSGAQSGAQSGAQSGHPSGQPSGRYAGHNGHAPQGFAAPQSHYAPGPDTGPAYVYDTTGDDGSSEGFERPKLGKAQWAGAAVSLALVLGLGVWGYQLMMRDVNGVPVIRALEGSARMVPDDPGGQLAMHQGLAVNSVTADGSAAAPADSLMLAPRIATLSEEDQPMSTTQTVASAYEPENTAYAVQPEAPALASLTLEEDPLELESVEEVASAADVTPETAGLAQSPRPKPRPVRMASLATVPSTSSASLDGVAGDILAAIGSTSEMSPSDVPAGARLVQFGAFQNEEIARSEWDRLSGRFEDLMEGKSRVIERAESGGTTFYRLRAYGFADASDANRFCAALTAMNAACVPTVQR from the coding sequence ATGGCGCAGGATTTCCGGAGCGGCCCCAATGCGGGCTATCCTTCCCCCCGTGTGAACGGGAACTATGTCGCAGATAAGAACGGGACATACACGTACCGCGAGGCTCATCTGGGCCAGTCGCGCCCGTCAGATCAGCAAAATTTTGGCGGTGCGCCTGATCCCGACCGATATTTCAACGCTCAAGATGTGCGGTTTGCGCCACAGTCGGGTGCGCAGTCCGGTGCGCAGTCGGGTGCACAGTCTGGCCATCCGTCAGGTCAGCCGTCAGGGCGCTATGCCGGGCATAATGGCCACGCCCCACAGGGGTTTGCCGCGCCGCAATCGCACTATGCGCCAGGGCCAGACACCGGGCCTGCTTATGTTTATGACACCACAGGCGATGATGGGTCCTCTGAGGGGTTTGAGCGTCCGAAACTTGGCAAAGCCCAATGGGCTGGCGCGGCGGTCTCGCTGGCGCTGGTGTTGGGTCTTGGGGTTTGGGGCTATCAATTGATGATGCGCGATGTGAACGGTGTGCCTGTCATCCGCGCGCTCGAAGGCTCGGCCCGTATGGTGCCTGACGATCCGGGCGGCCAATTGGCGATGCACCAAGGTTTGGCGGTCAATTCCGTCACCGCTGATGGCTCCGCCGCTGCCCCCGCTGACAGTTTGATGTTGGCACCACGGATCGCGACATTGAGCGAGGAAGATCAACCAATGTCCACGACCCAAACCGTGGCCTCGGCCTATGAACCGGAAAACACCGCCTATGCGGTGCAACCCGAAGCGCCGGCTTTGGCTTCTTTAACGCTTGAGGAAGATCCGCTTGAATTGGAGAGCGTCGAAGAGGTGGCCTCCGCCGCCGATGTGACGCCTGAGACCGCGGGTCTTGCACAGTCGCCGCGGCCAAAACCGCGCCCTGTGCGCATGGCCTCTTTGGCCACGGTTCCAAGCACGTCATCTGCCAGCCTCGATGGCGTGGCGGGCGATATTTTGGCCGCAATTGGCTCCACCAGCGAAATGAGCCCGAGTGACGTGCCTGCGGGCGCGCGTTTGGTGCAATTTGGCGCTTTTCAAAACGAAGAGATCGCGCGCAGCGAATGGGATCGTCTTTCGGGCCGGTTTGAGGACCTGATGGAAGGCAAATCACGGGTGATCGAGCGGGCCGAAAGCGGCGGGACGACCTTTTACCGTCTGCGCGCCTATGGCTTTGCTGATGCCTCGGATGCCAACCGGTTCTGCGCCGCTTTGACCGCGATGAATGCGGCCTGTGTGCCCACGGTTCAGCGATAA
- the argS gene encoding arginine--tRNA ligase, protein MNLFADIRALVIDSLTGLVSDGVLPEGLEFANVAVEPPRDALHGDMATNAAMVLAKPANLKPRDIADKLAEKLAADPRISAVDVAGPGFINLRLADGVWSGLVEGILAAKGYGRSPMGTGTKVNVEYVSANPTGPMHVGHTRGAVFGDALASLLDYAGYDVTREYYINDGGAQVDVLARSVFQRYREANGLNPEIAEGLYPGDYLVQVGEDLKAKYGDSLLDQPEEVWLADVRVFATDAMMEMIRGDLKALGVEMDVFYSEKSLYNTGLIEAAIKELDEKGLIYRGVLEPPKGKMPEDWEPREQLLFKSTAHGDDVDRPIQKSDGAWTYFAPDIAYHYDKVKRGFDEIIDVFGADHGGYVKRMKAAVSALSDGKVGCDIKLIQLVKLIKNGEELKMSKRAGNFVTLRDVVEEVGADVTRFVMLTRKNDASLDFDFDKVLEQSKDNPVFYVQYAHARVRSVLRKAEEAGVTLTDTPRFDDPAEIAVARKLADWPRQVEIAAKGHEPHRIAFYLYDLASDFHALWNKGNDNSALRFLQDDPALSAAKIALPRAVAVVISAGLAILGVTPAEEMR, encoded by the coding sequence ATGAACCTGTTCGCCGATATCCGCGCCCTTGTGATCGACAGCCTGACTGGCCTTGTCTCCGATGGCGTCCTGCCCGAGGGGCTTGAGTTTGCCAATGTGGCGGTCGAGCCGCCGCGCGATGCGTTGCATGGCGACATGGCCACCAATGCGGCGATGGTGTTGGCCAAACCGGCCAATCTGAAACCGCGCGACATCGCCGATAAGCTGGCCGAAAAACTCGCCGCCGATCCGCGTATCTCCGCTGTGGATGTGGCGGGGCCGGGGTTTATCAACCTGCGGCTTGCCGATGGCGTCTGGTCCGGGCTGGTCGAGGGCATTTTGGCGGCCAAAGGCTATGGCCGTTCGCCCATGGGCACAGGCACCAAGGTCAACGTCGAATATGTGTCCGCCAACCCGACCGGACCGATGCATGTCGGCCATACCCGCGGTGCGGTGTTTGGCGATGCTTTGGCATCCTTGTTGGATTATGCGGGCTATGACGTGACGCGCGAATATTACATCAACGATGGTGGCGCGCAGGTCGATGTCTTGGCGCGTTCGGTATTTCAACGTTACCGCGAGGCCAATGGCCTGAACCCGGAGATCGCCGAAGGGCTCTATCCCGGTGATTACCTTGTGCAGGTCGGTGAGGATTTAAAGGCGAAATACGGCGACAGTCTTTTGGATCAACCCGAAGAGGTCTGGTTGGCCGATGTGCGGGTCTTTGCCACGGACGCGATGATGGAGATGATCCGGGGCGATCTCAAAGCCCTGGGCGTTGAGATGGATGTGTTTTACTCGGAGAAATCTCTGTACAACACCGGGCTGATTGAGGCTGCGATCAAGGAACTGGACGAAAAGGGCCTGATCTATCGCGGTGTGTTGGAGCCACCAAAGGGCAAAATGCCCGAAGATTGGGAGCCGCGCGAACAGCTTTTGTTTAAATCGACCGCGCATGGCGATGATGTCGACCGCCCGATCCAGAAATCCGATGGCGCATGGACCTATTTTGCCCCCGACATCGCCTATCACTATGACAAGGTGAAACGCGGCTTTGACGAGATCATCGACGTGTTTGGCGCCGATCACGGTGGCTATGTCAAACGGATGAAAGCGGCTGTGTCGGCGCTGTCTGATGGCAAGGTCGGCTGTGACATCAAGCTCATTCAATTGGTCAAGCTGATCAAGAATGGCGAAGAGTTGAAAATGTCGAAACGCGCGGGCAATTTTGTCACCCTGCGCGACGTGGTTGAGGAAGTGGGCGCGGATGTCACTCGCTTCGTCATGCTGACCCGCAAAAACGATGCCTCGCTTGATTTCGATTTCGACAAGGTGCTGGAACAGTCGAAAGACAACCCGGTGTTCTATGTGCAATACGCCCATGCCCGCGTGCGCTCTGTGCTGCGCAAGGCGGAGGAGGCGGGGGTGACCCTGACCGACACGCCGCGCTTTGATGATCCGGCAGAGATCGCCGTGGCGCGCAAATTGGCCGATTGGCCGCGTCAGGTTGAAATCGCTGCAAAAGGCCACGAGCCGCACCGCATCGCTTTCTATCTCTATGATTTGGCGTCTGATTTCCACGCGCTTTGGAATAAGGGCAATGACAATAGCGCATTGCGGTTCTTGCAGGATGACCCGGCGCTGTCGGCGGCAAAAATCGCCCTGCCGCGTGCCGTGGCCGTTGTGATTTCCGCAGGTCTTGCTATTCTGGGGGTAACTCCGGCGGAAGAGATGCGTTAA